The window ATTACGTCGGTCCCGAGGTCTTGGACGCCGAACTATCTGCGTCGTACCCCGCCGCCTGCGACACTGGGTCCACAGACGGTCCACACCATGCGCGACCGTTCCACGGGGTTGAATCGCCCGGTCGCTTTCGGCCGGGATTTTCAACATCGATGTCTGGCAAACTCAATGCCTCGCGTCGAGCAACTGCGCCCTGGCCCGGTCCTTTCCTGTAGAATAGCATGCGTATTCATCCCCGGTGAATATACGTACGGCTGGTTCGGCTTGACCCGGGAGTTCCGGTATTCGCCTCGACACGAGAGAAATCATGAAATCGCTTCTGGACAAATACAAGTGGGAATGCATCACGGCCGCCGTGTGCGGAGCGCTCTGCCTGGTCATGTTGGCGCCACTCCTGTCGGGGCGCCTGGGCCGGTGGTGGCCCTTTGGGGGGTTGGGGAACGACGGGCGTGTGGTCATCTACCGTACCGTCACGGGCGATCCGCTGATGAGCGGCAAGAACACGCGGGACGCCGTGGAAAATGGGCTGAAGCGGGTACGCGAGGGCGTATCCGCCGTCAGCAAGGCGGAGGCTCCCCTGGCGAACTTCACGGCGCTTAGTTCCGAGATGACCGACGAATCGCCCGAGACGGTCGGGCGGGTGTATCGTCTGGTCAAGACCTTCTACGGCGCGGATCTCAGGGGCGTGGCGTTGCAGGGGGTGGACTTCAGCGGCATCAACCTGCAGCATGCCGACTTTACCAACGCCGATCTTTCAGGGGCCCGGTTTGATGGCGCGACCATGGCTGGGGCCAGTTTCGTGGGGGCCGACCTTTCCGCCGCCCAATTTGGTGATCGCCCCGACAATGTGCCTCAGGAGCATTGGCCCGCTGCCGGCAACGCGCCCGGCGCACGTTTCCTGAACTGCGACTTCGAGGGAGACACCCTGAGCGGACGTCTGAGCGGGACAAACTTTGGCTCCGCCAATCTGCGCGCGGCCACATTTCGGGTGTGGCAGTGCGAGCAGATGGATTTCAGCGCTGCGGACCTCTCCGGGGGCCTGATCGAGTTCTGGCCGGAGGCCGTGCCCGGCGCCCTGCCGGACTGGGATACACAGCGTTTTTATCGCACGGTCATTTACGACGACAAAACCCGGGTCGAAGGTCTTCGGCTGTCCGGCGTCACGGATCCCACCATACCTTTTGTGCAGTGGGCGCTGGCCCATGGCGCGGTGCTGGTGGACCCGGCCCCGGCAGCGGAGGCGTCGCCGGTGGCCGGGGAAAGTGCTGCGCCCGACACCTCCCCTTCCGACCAGTAATTGGCCCGCACTTTAAACCACCAACCGTCCAGGGATTTCATGCGCGTTCTAGGTTTCGATCCAGGTACCGCCACAACAGGATATGGTGTGGTGGAAAGCAAAAAAAGCCGGTTGTGCTACATCACCCATGGGACGATCACGACCCCGGCGGGGGAGCACTTCGCCGAGCGGCTGAAGACGATCCACGATGCGGCGGTCGCGCTGATCGAATTGCACCGGCCCGACGCCATCGCCATAGAGCGGCTCTTCTTCAAGCAAAACGTCACCAACGGTATCGCGGTGGCCCAGTCCCGTGGCGTGCTCGCTCTCGCCGCCGTGCAGGCGGGCCTGCCCATCGGCGAGTTCAGTCCCACGGAGGCCAAGACCGCCATCACGGGCTATGGCAAGGCCGACAAAAAGCAGGTGCAGGAGATGATCAAGATCCTGCTGAACCTTGACAAGATTCCGAGGCCCGACGACGCGGCGGACGCCCTGGGCCTCGCCATCTGCCAGCTTCACGCGGGAAGATTGGTCTGACCCTGAGATCGCGTGGTACGTTTGAGCTCGCATTATCCACGCCGCTGGAAGTCTGCTTTTATTTTCAGTATAGTATCCGCAGATCGTTCATCCATCAACCGAGGTTCATCGCCCATGTTCGCATTCCTTCGCGGCGCCGTCGCCATCAAGACCGTCGGCCACATCGCCCTTGATGTGGGCGGTGCGGGCTATGAAGTTGCCGTGCCCGACAGCGTCTACCGGAAGTTGGCCATTCACCAGGAGGTGACCCTGTTGACCTATTGCCACATTCGCGAGGATGCCTTCCAGATCTTTGGTTTTCTCAAGGAGGAAGAGAAATCCCTCTTTACCACGCTGCTTTCAATCAACAAGGTGGGGCCCAAGGTCGCGCTGAGCGTTCTATCGGGCCTCTCGGTGCAGGCCTTCGGCCAGGCGGTGCTGGAGAACGACGTAAAGGCCTTCACCAGGATCCCCGGCGTGGGCAAGGCCATGGCGCAACGCCTCATTCTCGAAATGAAAACCAAGCTGAAGCAGAACCCCGATCTCAACGCCATCATCGGCGAGCCGGAATCGGTCTCGACGGAACCCGAGGGCGACGACGCCTATGAAGCGCTTCTGTCCCTCGGCTGCACGCCCCAGGA is drawn from Candidatus Hydrogenedentota bacterium and contains these coding sequences:
- the ruvA gene encoding Holliday junction branch migration protein RuvA, coding for MFAFLRGAVAIKTVGHIALDVGGAGYEVAVPDSVYRKLAIHQEVTLLTYCHIREDAFQIFGFLKEEEKSLFTTLLSINKVGPKVALSVLSGLSVQAFGQAVLENDVKAFTRIPGVGKAMAQRLILEMKTKLKQNPDLNAIIGEPESVSTEPEGDDAYEALLSLGCTPQEARKATLAARRKLGDDAKDEEVVRAALQSMAKV
- a CDS encoding pentapeptide repeat-containing protein; this translates as MKSLLDKYKWECITAAVCGALCLVMLAPLLSGRLGRWWPFGGLGNDGRVVIYRTVTGDPLMSGKNTRDAVENGLKRVREGVSAVSKAEAPLANFTALSSEMTDESPETVGRVYRLVKTFYGADLRGVALQGVDFSGINLQHADFTNADLSGARFDGATMAGASFVGADLSAAQFGDRPDNVPQEHWPAAGNAPGARFLNCDFEGDTLSGRLSGTNFGSANLRAATFRVWQCEQMDFSAADLSGGLIEFWPEAVPGALPDWDTQRFYRTVIYDDKTRVEGLRLSGVTDPTIPFVQWALAHGAVLVDPAPAAEASPVAGESAAPDTSPSDQ
- the ruvC gene encoding crossover junction endodeoxyribonuclease RuvC gives rise to the protein MRVLGFDPGTATTGYGVVESKKSRLCYITHGTITTPAGEHFAERLKTIHDAAVALIELHRPDAIAIERLFFKQNVTNGIAVAQSRGVLALAAVQAGLPIGEFSPTEAKTAITGYGKADKKQVQEMIKILLNLDKIPRPDDAADALGLAICQLHAGRLV